In Exiguobacterium sp. 9-2, the genomic window CAAAAGTGACAGGCGAAGAAGACCGTTATTCGCATACGGACTTATATGACTTCGCAGCAAACGTCGAGGGGGCTGAAAAAATCTATGACCTGTTAAACCCGGCGCTGAAGAAACAAGATGCGGCGTTATCAAAAGAGATCGCTGCTCGCTTCAAGGATGTCCACGCTTTACTCGATGCGAAGAAACAGGGTGACGGCTATGTCCTCTACACGAGTCTCTCGAAACAAGACGTCAAACAGATGAGTGTCGCAATCAATGAACTCGCGGAACCGCTCTCGAAGATGGGCATCGTACTGGAGGGATAAGCATGAAACCAATACAAGAAGGCGTCACGCGACGGGATGTCCTGAAGGTCGCAGGCTTGACGAGTCTCGGGGCCGCCCTGTATGCCAGTGGTCTTGAGAAGTTTCTTCCGCGGACATTAACTGTTGAAGCAAGTGATCAAGAGCCGTTCTACGGGACGTATCAGGCAGGCATTTTGACACCACCACAAAACCACGTCCAAGTCGTAGCGTTTGATATCAAGACGGAGCGACGCGATGAACTCGTTGATTTATTAAAACGCTGGACACGGTTATGTGCCCGACTTGCGGCTGGGTTACCATATGGCGATTCCGACTCCCGTTACGTCCCACCGGAAGATACGGGGGAAGCGGACGGATTATCTGCCGGTCATTTGACGTTTACGTTCGGGTGCGGTCCAAGTCTATTTGACGGTCGCTTTGGTATTCAGCATAAACGACCGGAGGCGCTTAAACCGTTGCCGACGTTCGATCTCGATCGTTTAGATGAAAAATGGGGCGGAGGTGATCTTGTCGTTCAAGTTTGCGGTGATGATGCGCAAGTCGTCTTCCATGCAATTCGTAACCTCGTCCGTGTTGGGCGCGGAACGGTCGCGATGCGATGGTCGCAAGCTGGCTTCCAGCGCAGTAAAGCAGCAGATGCCTCTGGCGGGACGCCGCGCAATCTATTCGGCTTCAAGGATGGCACGGGAAATCCCGACGTCTCGAAGCAACAAGTCCGGAAAGAATCGCTCTTTTGTCAGTGGCAGGACGGGACGCCGTGGTTAACGAACGGCTCGTTCCTCGTCGTCCGCCGCATTCAGATGCATCTCGAGGTTTGGGACCGGACGATCCTGAAGGAACAGGAACGGACTTTCGGACGCGAACGTGCTTCCGGGGCACCGCTCGGCTCAACAGACGAGTTCGCTTCCGTCACCCCAGCGAAACGACAAGCTCGTGGCGAAGCTGCCTTACCGGTTGACTCGCATACCGCTGTCGCGCATGGAGACGGGAAGACAGCGATCCTACGCCGTTCCTACTCTTATCAAGACGGCATTGATGAGAAGACAGGTGCCCTCGATGCTGGACTACTCTTTTTATCGTATCAGCGTTCGCCAAAACAATTCATCGCGATTCAGCGCCGTCTTGCCGCGCAGGATCGACTGAATGAATACATCACGCACCGTGGAAGTGCCATTTTCGCCTGCTTCGGTGGGATCTCGAAAGGAGGCTACATCGGTGATGCGTTATTTGCGTAATCTTGTCCTTTTACTTGTACTCCTTGTAGCTGGTCAACACGCGGTGCCTGTCCATGCTGCTTCGACGGATGATCTCTATGTCGCAATCGGACAAGCGCTGTCTGCCGTCGCAAGTGAAGATCGCACGGCACTGAATCAAGCCATCGAAGAATTAGGGCAAGCTGCTCAAGATTTACCTGATCAACAAGCAGCAATCACGAAAGCCGTCAAACAGGTCGATGCAAAACGGTCGGCAACGTTTCCCGAGGTCCGCGAGCAACTAACGGCACTCTCTGCTGCCGTTCGGAAGCAGGAAGAAGCAACGAAACCGAAGACAGATCCGGTTGCGAAAGCAAAGGTGAAGCAATTACTTTCGCTTACGAACGAGATGCGTCAAGTCAAAGCGAGCGATCGTCCGGCAGCGGAACAACGATTGTTGACCGCATGGGCAACGCACGAAAGTCTTGTCCGTAATGACAGTATCGGTCACTATGGCAACATCGAGATGGCGCTTGCCTCGATTCGGATCGCCGCGGCGCGAAAGCCTGCGGATACGAAGGAGTGGAAGGCGGCACTTGATCAATTCGACAATGCAATCCAGTCCTTCCTCGACGGAGAACAAGTCCAAGCGAAGAAAACAAGACTGCAGTCACTGCTGACACCGCTTGAAGAGGCGCAGACCGCGCTTGCAGCAAGTGATTTGCCCCAGGCGGAGCTGGCACTCGAATCGTTTCTGAAGACCTGGCCGCGAGCCGAAGGCGAGGTCCGGACACGAAATGAAGGTCTCTATTCCCAGCTTGAATCAGACGTACCCCTGCTACTTGCTCGGCTGACGCCGGAAACTCGGCAAAAGACGGCACAAGAACTCCAGTCGTTCGAGAATGCTATTGCACAATTACAAACAAAGACGCATTATACGTTCATCGACGCGATGCTCGTGATGCTCCGGGAAGGTTTGGAAGCATTATTAATCGTCAGTGCACTTGTTGCCTTTGCACGGAAAAGCCGAACCAAACAAGAAGGTAAGGTCTGGGCAGGTGCCGGGCTTGGTCTGATCGCAAGTGGTCTGTTAGCCCTCATCCTGCAGACAGTCTTTCAAGCCTCATTCGCAGCAACAGGTCGCGAACAAATCGAGGGCTATACGGGAATCGTCGCGGTCGTCGTCATGCTGTTCGTCGGCTACTGGTTGCACTCGAAAAGCGCCGTCGCGAAACGCAAACACTTTTTGTCGACGCTCTCAACGACGTCCTTGTTCTTCGTCAGTTTCTTGACAATCTTCCGGGAAGGTGCCGAGACGTTGTTATTCTACATCGGAATGGCACCAGCGATGACGAAGACTGCCTTGTTGTCCGGGATTGGTCTTGCAATCGTCATCATCGGACTCGTCTCGTATGCGGTCATCCAGATCGGTGTTCGTTTACCGATCCATCGTTTGTTCCAAGTCGCATCCTGGTTAATTTATCTGATGGCATTCAAGATTCTTGGTACGAGTCTGCACGCGTTGCAGCTGACAAACGTCTTACCGATCCATCCGATCAATGGACTCGGAACCGCCGGCTGGATCGGCTTCTATCCGACGATCGAGACACTCATCCCGCAAGTCGTCCTGATGATTTTGATTGCGATGTTTACGATCTGGCAAAAACGACGCACAGCAGCAATCCAGACGGCTGCTTAATCCATTTTTCGATTTCAGGTTTTAACTATTATGTTTCGGGTATAACTTCTTATCAGCAGCTTGCTGCATGAAGGAGAGGGATTTTTATGCTTGAAACGCGCATCGTACGAAACATGACCGCTGTCGACGCAGAAGTGACGAGCCTTAAATCAAGTGGTTATTCGAATAAACAGATCTACATCTTTGCGAAAGACGAAGAACTCGCGGAACGCATCGCGAACGATACGCAGACGTTACCGTATCGCGTGACGAAGAAGTCGTTCTTCGAGACCTTATTATCAGCCGTCCGGAGTAACCGGAAAGACCGGATCGCTCAGTTGTCCGAGCTTGGTATGACGAAGGATGTCGCCGAGGACCTAGAAGATGAAGTCCGACACGGTCGGATTGTCATCGTCGGTTCGAAGTCTGATTTACTGAATCCAGCGTTTGCGGCATCGTATGTGGCGGATGAAGCAACCGATTATGGTGCTGGCGTCCCGAAACTCGAAGATGAGGAAACGACAACAACATTACCAGCCGATCAAAATGTCAAATTAAAAGATGAATGATACGTAAGCCTCCTGTTTCTCAGTATAGAGACAGGAGGCTTTTGTTTAACCTTCTCTTGGAAGGGAATGGAAAGGATGAAAGGAGGAAAGATGATGCAATTCTTATATATTGGCTATTACGATGCAGACCAGATGGATGCTTTATCGAAGGAAGAGATTGACGCCTTGATGTCGCGTTGTGATGCGTTGATGAACACCTTTAATAAACAAGTGAACGTTTTATCAGACTGGCACCCGGGTCTAGCGACACAAGCACTTTACTGGCGAGATGGTGTCGTGCAGACGAATGATGAACCAGATCGCTCGAGTGGGGAGCAAATCGGCAGTTTGATCGTCTTTGAAGCACGTGATTTAGATCATGCGATGGAACTAGCTTTCCTTCATCCGACGACTCAAGTCGCAGAAGGGGAATCTTACGGTTGGCGAGCGGAAGTTCGACCGTTATCAGGTACCTCATGATGTATGGATTATGGACGACATTTACGACTCGAAACGGACAACGCGACAACGTCATTGCCCTGTTGCTTGAAGCTGCGGCTTCTCTTGCGACGCATCCGGGCTGCCTGCACTACATCATCAGCCGTTCTGACGAGCCAGATGTTTTGCATGTTCGCGAAATTTGGACGGATTCGGCTACTCATCAAGCATCCTTAACTTTACCGGTGACGCAGCACTTGATTACGCAAGCGCGTCCGTTACTTGAACATGTTGAACGTGTACTGGAAGATCAACCGCTCGGTGGCAAAGGACTCATATAAATCAAAACCCCTTCTCTCATCGAGAAGGGGTTGAATGCTGTTAGGTTGCCTTCCACTTGATATCGATGACGTCCGACGCTCGCACCATTCGGCGCATACCTGTCGATGTGACGAGTTCAATCGTTCCACGGTCATGAAAAATCGCTTGGATTGAACCGGATACCATATCCAGTTGTTTCAATCGGACGTGGACCGTCTGTCCGGTCCGGACTGCACGTTCCATGATGTGTTGCAAGGAGAGGCGATCACGAACAATCGTCTCTTCGCGTGATTGATACAAATGTTCAAGATGAAGGATATGCTGGCGTGAAGTCAGTTGTTTCCACTTGCGATTCGATCGTTTTTTAGATGCGAACATGGCTGACCACCTCCTGAATTGAGTCGTACGCTAGACAGTCGTGCGCTCTGCTTCAGATAATTCCCTTCAAGATCCGTGCTTAAACACGTGCACCTGACATTTTTTCGCGAAACGCCTCGATGGCCACAATTGCTTCTTGATCGTGTTCGACCTCACCCGGTGCATTCCCTTCGGCAAGAATCGTTGTCTCAAGCGTCGCACCGAGGAACGACGCGATATGCTTGAACTGCGTGACGAGTGCCTGTCCTTTGATGCGTGGATCGTCTCCACCGACGGCAATCAAGTGGAATCGTTTCCCTGCCATTCGGCTTTTGAAGTCGAGCTCTTCGTCGCGAAGTGACTCGCTGAATCGGTCGATGAATAATTTCATCTTCGTCGACATCGAGTACCAGTAAATCGGTGTGATGAACAGGATGTCATCGTGTTCAAGCATCGCTTCGACGATTCGGCGATAATCATCACCGATCGGCAAAAAGCCACCATGATGACGGCGGTCTTCAATCGGCTGAATCGAGACGTTCGCCAAATCGACAGCCACATGACGGATGCCTTTCAACGCTTGTTCACCGAGCCATTCACTGTTTCCTTTACGTGAGCTACCATAAATCGTATACATATCGTGCATCTCCTTTTGAATTCGATTGTTTTATTCTATTCCAAACTTCACTGTCAATACATCGATATGCTCACAATTGGTTTTGAATAAGGGTTTTGCGGAAAAAGACAAGAAGACGAAAAACAAATAGGGGAGGAACAGTCGAATGGAGAGAAGTACGCTCATTGCGCTAGAAAAACACTTATATGCCATCCACCTCGAAATGGATGGACTGGCGCGGCTGATTACGAAACAATTGATTCATTTGAGCCAAGTGGCTGCATCCGTCGAACATTTTCGGCGGATGAGCTTTGATATCTATAAACATCGGACGTCGCTCGAACAGGTTCCGTCACAAGTCTTATATGAGACGGCTCTCGATTACGAAGATTGGCTCGAGGAAGAATTTGATGAGATTCCTGCTAATTGGCAACTGGCGACGAAAGAAGAAGAGGTACTCGAGCAGCTCTGGTGGTTCGAATTCTCACGGATTCTAGCAGAACTCGAAGAATGGCTCAGTCTTTATCTGATTCGCCGAATTCGAGAAGATGTCCGCTATATGCCACCGGTGATCGAGAAGAACGCCTACGCCTTGTCGGAAGATGCCCGACACGTCTTTTGGCGACTTTTACAACGTTCCGTCGCGAAGCCTTCATCAAAAATCAAGGCCAATCAATTATCGTGCCGAATGGGGATCGCCGAGATCGCCCGCTGTGCCCGCCTCAACCAAGATCGAACACGTCGTGCGATCGGTGAACTGAAGAACCGGGGACTGGTTGCGATCGAAGAGGACGACGAGAAGTTGAAGATGCGGCTTCGGCTTCAAGTCATCTGATTGAAAGCGATGAAGCGTTCAATCATGCGTTCATCCCAACGCGCGGATGGACCAATCCAAATGAGATGACCGGGGCTCTTCGATTCGATGAACTGTGCATGCGGAATGCTTCGTCGAGCGTATTCCGCGTGTTCGAACGGAACAGCACGGTCTGACTTTGAATGGACGATCAAAACCGGACACGTGACGGCTTCGAGTCGCTCTTGTCCTAAGTCTTGCGTGATATCGAATAACACACCCCTTCCTGGACCATTTTGAAGACCGACCTCATATAACAACGAAGCATCCGTCTCACTGATGTGAGTACGGATTGTTTCGCGTGGTAAGAGACTCGTCATCTCGACCATCCGGACGGCCGCTTCTTCAGGAAACTTCCGAATTTTATCCTTCACATACGCCCAAATCCCCCATTGAATGAACTGCAAGGGACGCTGCAAGACCGGTTGGATGAGTAGGCGATGATAAGGAAGTGAAATCCGATGCGTCATCGCACATGCTAAGACGAGGGCATGAACGCCCGTATCCATTCCGGCAAGGGCGATCGCCGTCGGTCCTCCGGCTGAGATGCCGTAAACGGTATAGTGTTCGATTTGACGGGATGCGAGCCACCCGGCGTAAAATGTCGCGAGCGCCTCTGGATTATCTGCGAGTTGAAGTGGTGTTCGCCCATACCCCGGACGCGATGGTACGATGACGCGATACCCTGCAGCAATCAATTTCTCGACATGGTAGATTTCCCGATAATCCGACTGCGTCCCATGAATTAAAAGAATGACGGGACCGCTTCCGCTATCCCGGTAATCAAAGCGCTGACCGTTCCATTCTGCGATACAATGCATCCAAATTCTCCTATCTCTTAATATTTACCATTTTATTGTTAATCTAATTTTCTTTTTCATGTATACTGTAAAGTATAACCAAACCATTGTGACTTAGGAAATGAGGATGCGTAGTGTCAAACGAAAAATTAACAAACCGTGACCGCTTACTTGCTGTACGAGAAATCTTCGAACGTCAGTCGGATGAAGATCATACGTTGACGCTTGAGGAATTAAGCATGGAACTCTCGAAACGAGGCTTAATCGAGAAGCTATCCCGAAAATCGTTAAAGGATGATATTGCAGCACTTGCTAAATCAGGCTTCGACGTCGTGGCGGAAGAGACGAAGAATGGACTTGCCATTCCGTATCATCTCGTCAGTCGTCCTTTTGAACATCATCAGCTCCGATTGCTCGTCGATGCCATCGCTAGTGCGAAGTTCATCTCGGAAAGTGAGACAACAGCTCTCGTCAAGACGCTTCAATCCCTGACGAGTGATAAGATGGCGGAGTCACTTCAGCCGGTCCTACATACTGTCAAAAAACCAAAAGGGATGACGTCCCGCTCAATCGATACGATTCAGAAAGCAATCAGTGAAGGTTTTGTCATCAGCTTCCAGTACCAAGGGAAATTCAACGAACGGACGCGAAAGTTCGAGTTACGCAAGGATGGCGAGCATTATCTCGTTTCACCAGCACATCTATTGATGGATAACGGAAATTACTATTTGATCGGAAGAGACGAACGGATCAAAGAGGTTCGAACGTATCGGGTCGATCGAATCGTTGATTGTAAAGCATTCGAACCGATGGAAGAACCGGTCTATGTCGAGCCAAGTTACTTAAGTAATATGTTCAACATGTATGGAGGAGAGAACGAGCAATTGACGCTTAAATTCCAGGAGAGTCTGATGCCGACCGTCGTTGACCGATTCGGGACCGATATCCGTTGTCGTCGTCTCGATGACCTCTGGTTCGAGGTTAAGGTCGATGCGCTCTTTTCTGACGGCTTCATGATGTGGCTGATCCAGTTCGGCAACCAAGCAGAAATCATCGCACCTGTCGAACGCCGAGAGACATTCAAGAATAAAATAGCGGGTCTTGCGACGATGTACCAAGTCGAAACTCCTGCTCTCTAAGAGGTAAAGCAAGGTTCATTTGACCATGGATCTTGCTTTTTTAATTACGGAATAAAAAAATGTCGTTTTTTGTCGGATATTCATATTTGAATATTTTAAGCGAATAGTTCCAGTTACTATTATAGGTATCTGATACTTATGTAGGAGGAACGACATGCAACAGATGGAAAAAAGCCGATCAAACGGGATGCGGAAATTAGGTGCTTTCCTGTTCTTCGTTTGTTTATCCTATACATCTTGGTACTTATTCTCACTTTTTGTCTTTCATTTCGTGTTACCAGAAGATGTCATGACATCACTCGACATCGTCGCGTTCGGATTCAGTCCGGTTATCGCTCTTGTTGTCACCATCGGATCGCTACGTTTGATCGAACGGCGCATGAAACCTAAATTTACCCCCCTTTTATTCATTGGGTATATGCTTTCAACAAGTGTTTTGATCTATTATTCAGTTGCCTACGCGCTTCTACCCCGACTGTGACTTGCAACTCCCCAGCAATTGGCATATGCTACGCTTATAGCTTGCTAGGTAAGGGGGGATACGATGAATGCACAGTATATCCTCGACTGGATGCCGCTCGTGATTCCTGTCGGTGCCATCGTCTTTATTGTCGTCATTGCGCGTAAGGCTTCAAAAATCGATGCTGAAAAGTAAGAAGACTCCAACTAGGGAGTCTTTTTTTATCGGATTCCGTTGACACTTTATTCTTGTGATTTCCCTATTGTTCGAAAACATAACGCCACACATTTTTATGGTATAAAGAAACTATGTGAAAGACCTAATATCAGGAAATCATGGAGGGACAGATGAGACAAAGAACCGTCATGACTTTACTTGCACTCAGTCTACTGCTTACCGTGTGTATGTTGAAAAAATCGACGTTGACGCCAAAAGCTAGTACCATCGATCTCACCATCGCTGTCGTCGGAACGGCTCCAGTTCTTACACAATCTCCGGACTTCCACTCAATTGATCTGCAGGAAATCAAAGGAGATTTACGTCAATATGACGCCGTCATGATCATGCCGGAGTACTTACATAAGGCAGCAGGACGTGACTATGCCTCCGTCTACCGGAAAGCACATATTCCATTTTTCTTCATCGGCTCTCAAAAATCCATCGAACCGTTTCTTGATCCGAGTCTCTCCTATGAGGGAAGCATCTCGGTGCCGAATCCGACGTTTGCAGCTGGTATGCTCTATGACGATACGCAAGAGACGACCTGGTTGTTCGGAGAGGGGATCGAACGACCGAATCGTTCGGAGCAACTGAGGATCTATCAATCGATTTTTCAAACGATTGAACAGAGCCACCTGGAAAATTAACGCTTGAAGGAAACTAGACCGAAAGTGTCCGGAAGTGTACTCATTTCTTTTCGCTTCGGTCTGTTTTTCGTCCATCGAAATGTTTTGTTGGCGCTAAGACGATTTCCCGGATATTGACATGTTGTGGTGACGCGATGGTGGATCAAACCATCTCTGCGACTGGTGACTTGCGACGACACTACGCAATCAATTGATGCGCACTTAATATGCGACAAAAAGCCCTTGCTCCACGAGCAAAGGCTTTTTGTTAACGTTCGATTTGTTCGCGTACTTGACGCCGGAACGTTTGGATATCATAGGCGGGTTCGCTTGTACTGAATTCAATCCCGTCGATTAAACGCGCATTGGATGACGCATCCGGGAACTCAATCCGCATCAACCACTCAAGCGTCGTCTCCTCATGACGTCTTGGGAAGGCTTGTTCAAGTTGCGAAGCAATCTTCAGCAACGGGTGATGACTATAACGTTTTGGAGCATGCGTTCGTACCTGTTTGGAACGTTTGACAGTCTGTTCCATTTCAATCGGAATGACTTTTCGCTTCCGGATGACGTACAGCGTGATTGCAACGAACAATACAGTCACGATTGCCGTCACGATCCAAATCCAATGTGACGTTCCCGCTTGGACCGTTGCTTGTTTGACGTCTTCCACGCTTTTGATGTTTTCAAGTCCCATCGCGCGGTTCGTCATGTTGTCCGCTTTTCGTCCGAGTGGCTCCGTCCAAAGGAAGAGGGAGCCAAATGCTTCAAACAGCGGTCGGATCGAATTCGTCACGGACCCTACGAGTACTTCCTTCGTCAATCGAAAAAGACCGGCTAAAAGGAGCCCTAACGTCAGCATCAGACCAACTGTTGAGAAGATACGTCGCCATTCTGTCATATAGGTGACGACGAATGGATACGCGACGACAAGGAAGAGGAGCAAAAAGGCACCAAGCGGTGGAGTCACACCTGGGAATAGAATCATCACGCCACCGACGATCAGTCCACTTGCGGCGTAACGCCAAGCTGACTCGACCGTATCAAGAAATGCGGTCCAGGCGACGAAGATAAGAGCTAAAATACAAGCAACCGGAGATAGAATGAACAGTAATCCCGCTGCGAGTAGCTGTAGTCCAATCCGAAGCGAGCGGTGCGGCACGAAGGCAAGTGCCGGGAAAACGAGTGCTAGATAGAACGGAACGGGTAACAGACTCGCTAGGAAAATCCACCAGAGAATCATGCGCTCACCCCTTTCTGCCGATGACCGAGATGGATCTCTGCCGTCGTTGACGGAACGCTCCGTTGTAAGCGTTTCGTGAAATAGCGGCGCTCGAGTGGTAAGTCATATTCTGAGATCCGGGCAAGACATTCCATCGTCCGCAGGAACTGATGTTTCCCCGTACCGGACGGGACATGATACCACTGACCCGTTCGATTGACCATCGAGATCCAAAGACTGTAGGAAGCGCCTTGTTTTTCGAGTTCGCGGATGATTGTTGCGGCACGCGATAAGAGTTTCTCGAAGTCAGAGCGGAGGGCGAGCCCGTCTGCTGACAGACCATCGACGATCACGGCATAATCATGATTACGTTTCCGATCATATTGATACGAATACAGTTCGTTTGTCTTTGCATAGGCAGACCAATAGATCGATTTCGCATCTCCGGAATAGGGAACGACTGAATGAAAACTCGAACGATCCGAAAACGGACTCGAACGATCAATCGTCTCACCCGGAATCATCCGCTCGTTCCACTCGACGGACGCTGGTGCGAAGTCCGGGAAGACATGCCCAAGTTCCTGGATGTCGAGCGTGATATAGATCGTCATCAGATGAAACGGATCCGAGATCATGATGTCAAACGATTGAATCCGAATCGTTCCTCGCTGTGCGGCAATGACATCGATTGAAAACGGGACGATCGTCTGTTTACCGACATACATGTGTTGACGCCAAAACTGACTATTCGCGTCAGGAAGCTTGATTTGATCCCCGAGTAGACCGGAAATCGTAATCCGTCCAAGCGGCAACTTCGTCGGATTCGTCAGCTCGAACGGAATCTGGATCGCTTCTTCCCGGAAAGCACGGACTGTCTCAAGGAGGCGGACGTGGATCCGCTTCGCGACATATTCAAGATAATAGGGCATCACCCAGCCGTATATCGTATAGGCAAATAACAAGGCCGCCATCCAAACAGGACCATAGAGTCCGACGATGATCCCACTTGCGCCCGTCATGGTGAGAATGATGAGGTTAAAGGCTTTTGGTGTGATCAATTGCATGATTACACCTCAGTTGGAACGGTGAGTGAATCGAGAACCTGCTGAACGAGACGTTCGTTCGACAACTTCAGCGTCGCTTCAAGTGTTAGGACGAGTCGGTGAGCGAGAAGCGGCGTTGCTAAGTGTTTGACGTCCTCTGGTGTGACGTACGTCCGCTCTTGCATCCAAGCACGCGCTTTTGCTGCCTTTAAAAGGGCGAGTGTTGCTCGTGGACTTGGTCCAATCTCAACGTCACGATGGGCGCGGAGTGCATCACAGACATCAAGTAAGTAATTTTCGACGCTGTCCTCAATCGTGACAGCAACCACTTCCTCTTTCCAGTCGTTGAGTTGTTCAAGTGGAATGTGTAGATCGGCTGCGGTCAGATGCGCTCCACGTAACAATGCTTTTTCCGCTTGACGCGTCAGGGGAGCGAACGACAACTTGAACAAGAAGCGGTCGAGTTGCGCATGGGGGAGCGGGAACGTGCCGTGTCCGTCGAACGGGTTTTGTGTCGCGATGACAAGAAAGTGTTGGGGTAGCGTATACGACATATCACCAATTGTCACTTGTGCCTCTGCCATGGCTTCAAGGAGAGCGGACTGGGTCCGTGGAGTCGTTCGGTTGATCTCATCAACGAGGACAATGTTCGCAAACAGCGGACCAAACCGTTGTTCGAACGACCCAGTGAGTGGGTTAAACAGCTCCATTCCGAGTAAATCCGTCGGTAACGTATCTGCTGTACATTGAACACGTGAGAATTTTGCATCGAGTGTCTGCGCGAGTGCTTTTGCTAGTGTTGTCTTACCAGTCCCGGGGCGGTCTTCGAGTAAAATATGCCCCTCGGCAAGTAAACCGATCAATAAATGATCAATCACATCGTCCTGACCAAGGACGGATTGCTTAAGTGATGTCCGTAACGTTTGAAACATAAACGATTCCCCCTTTAAGATGCTTTGTATTTCTAAAGTGTACGAAAATTCAGAAAAAACCGCTAGTGATTTTCCTAAAACGATTGGTCTAGAAATACGTCTACCTTTTATACTACCATTTTCATCCAAAAGTTTCGTGAAATATCAAAAATATTGAAACAGGATTAGGAAGTCATTTATCGAATAATGTATTTAGGGTTGCTAAGATAAGGAGGAATGGACTCATGAAACAATACACTACGGAATCCGATACCACTCCAGTCGTTCAACATGACGTCGTCCATAGTCCGCTCGATGATTACCAACGCGTCGTTTCCGGAGGTCCCCCGAATCGTCGTGCCTTTGCCGCGATCCGTCGACTCCCAATCGGATTACGTTTGCTTACGTATACGCTTGGTTTCTTATTCACAGCAAGCATCCTCACTGGACTCATCATCAGTCTACTTGATTAAAAAAAGACTCCCTCAGCGCACCGAGGGAATCCCATCATTCTTCAAAGAGATCATCCATCAGCTCGGTGATCTCTTTTTTACGCACGTTCGTCTCATTGCGTAAGATCCGAATCGAGCGTCCGCTCCAATCGAGTCGGTCGCCAATCGTCGCTTGGCGCGGTAAACGACTTTTCGGTAACGTGATCGTCTCACGGTCGTCGGTCTCACAAATTGCTAGATCATCTTCAAAATCAGCTACGGTCAATCGCATCTGATACACCTCCGCGTCTAGTTATTCCGGTCGTAAATCAGGCCGGTTCGATTCCTTGATACCGTCACCAGTCGAGATATACTGAATCGTTCCACTTTGATCGGTTCGGTCAATCGTAATCCGTTCTGCCTTCAGTTCTTGTAAGACGGAAGGACGTGGATGACGATAGGCATTGTCCTTTCCGGCTGAGATCAAGGCACGTTTTGGTGATACAGCCTGTAGGAAGGGCAGGGAGGACGATGTGTCTGCCCCGTGATGTCCAAGCTTTAAGACATCAGCACGTACATCGGTGTTTGACTCGAGTAATTGTTGTTCAGTTCGGATCGGCGCGTCGCCCATGAAGAGGAAGCGGTCTTGTCCATGTTCGACCC contains:
- a CDS encoding helix-turn-helix transcriptional regulator; protein product: MSNEKLTNRDRLLAVREIFERQSDEDHTLTLEELSMELSKRGLIEKLSRKSLKDDIAALAKSGFDVVAEETKNGLAIPYHLVSRPFEHHQLRLLVDAIASAKFISESETTALVKTLQSLTSDKMAESLQPVLHTVKKPKGMTSRSIDTIQKAISEGFVISFQYQGKFNERTRKFELRKDGEHYLVSPAHLLMDNGNYYLIGRDERIKEVRTYRVDRIVDCKAFEPMEEPVYVEPSYLSNMFNMYGGENEQLTLKFQESLMPTVVDRFGTDIRCRRLDDLWFEVKVDALFSDGFMMWLIQFGNQAEIIAPVERRETFKNKIAGLATMYQVETPAL
- a CDS encoding DUF58 domain-containing protein; the encoded protein is MQLITPKAFNLIILTMTGASGIIVGLYGPVWMAALLFAYTIYGWVMPYYLEYVAKRIHVRLLETVRAFREEAIQIPFELTNPTKLPLGRITISGLLGDQIKLPDANSQFWRQHMYVGKQTIVPFSIDVIAAQRGTIRIQSFDIMISDPFHLMTIYITLDIQELGHVFPDFAPASVEWNERMIPGETIDRSSPFSDRSSFHSVVPYSGDAKSIYWSAYAKTNELYSYQYDRKRNHDYAVIVDGLSADGLALRSDFEKLLSRAATIIRELEKQGASYSLWISMVNRTGQWYHVPSGTGKHQFLRTMECLARISEYDLPLERRYFTKRLQRSVPSTTAEIHLGHRQKGVSA
- a CDS encoding AAA family ATPase gives rise to the protein MFQTLRTSLKQSVLGQDDVIDHLLIGLLAEGHILLEDRPGTGKTTLAKALAQTLDAKFSRVQCTADTLPTDLLGMELFNPLTGSFEQRFGPLFANIVLVDEINRTTPRTQSALLEAMAEAQVTIGDMSYTLPQHFLVIATQNPFDGHGTFPLPHAQLDRFLFKLSFAPLTRQAEKALLRGAHLTAADLHIPLEQLNDWKEEVVAVTIEDSVENYLLDVCDALRAHRDVEIGPSPRATLALLKAAKARAWMQERTYVTPEDVKHLATPLLAHRLVLTLEATLKLSNERLVQQVLDSLTVPTEV
- a CDS encoding DUF3006 domain-containing protein; protein product: MRLTVADFEDDLAICETDDRETITLPKSRLPRQATIGDRLDWSGRSIRILRNETNVRKKEITELMDDLFEE